In a genomic window of Dyadobacter fermentans DSM 18053:
- a CDS encoding isoprenyl transferase, translating to MKELIDTGNLPKHIAVIMDGNGRWAQNQGAARVFGHRNAIKAVREVTEGCAELGVSFLTLYAFSTENWARPEFEVRALMELLVQSIGNELPTMMKNNVKLDTIGDTASLPRSCQNQLAKAIAETRNNTGLNLILALGYSGKWDITQAARKLAEDVRNGVLLPEEINEEMVAGNLSTEHRPEVDLMLRTGGDHRISNFLLWQLAYSELYFYEDLFWPDFRREHLYEAILSYQNRERRFGKTGEQIKANGAK from the coding sequence ATGAAGGAGCTCATTGATACGGGCAATCTGCCCAAACACATAGCCGTTATCATGGACGGTAACGGACGATGGGCCCAGAATCAGGGAGCAGCGCGTGTGTTTGGCCATCGCAATGCGATCAAGGCGGTAAGGGAAGTGACGGAAGGATGTGCGGAGCTCGGGGTTTCTTTTCTGACATTGTATGCTTTTTCAACGGAAAACTGGGCACGCCCGGAATTTGAAGTGAGGGCGCTGATGGAGCTGCTCGTGCAGTCGATCGGTAACGAGCTGCCGACGATGATGAAGAACAATGTGAAGCTCGATACGATCGGTGATACGGCGAGCTTGCCGCGCAGCTGCCAGAACCAGCTTGCGAAAGCGATTGCAGAGACACGCAACAATACCGGCCTGAATCTCATCCTGGCATTGGGTTACAGCGGCAAATGGGATATTACCCAGGCCGCACGCAAACTCGCCGAAGATGTACGCAACGGCGTTTTGCTGCCCGAAGAAATAAATGAAGAAATGGTGGCAGGCAACCTGTCGACGGAGCACCGCCCGGAGGTGGACCTGATGCTGCGGACAGGCGGCGACCACCGGATCAGCAACTTCCTGCTTTGGCAGCTGGCATATTCTGAACTGTATTTTTATGAAGATCTTTTCTGGCCCGATTTCCGCCGGGAACACTTGTACGAGGCGATACTTTCCTATCAGAACCGCGAAAGGCGCTTCGGCAAAACGGGTGAACAAATCAAAGCGAATGGTGCTAAGTAG